A portion of the Rhodococcus pseudokoreensis genome contains these proteins:
- the coaA gene encoding type I pantothenate kinase gives MARTSESSPYVEFDRKQWRTLRKSTPLVLTEEELYGLRGLGEQIDLEEVAEVYLPLSRLIHLQVAARQRLFAATATFLGEKHPDQQVPFVIGVAGSVAVGKSTTARVLQALLARWEHHPRVDLVTTDGFLYPTAELNRRGIMHRKGFPESYDRRKLLRFVTEVKSGAEEVAAPVYSHISYDIIPGQYHLIRQPDILIIEGLNVLQTGPRLMVSDLFDFSIYVDGRIEDIENWYIQRFLALRKTSFSDPDAHFHHYAGLSDRDATSAAQEIWHNINRPNLVENILPTRPRATLVLRKDANHSINRLRLRKL, from the coding sequence ATGGCGCGGACGAGCGAGTCCAGTCCGTACGTCGAATTCGACCGGAAACAGTGGCGCACACTGCGTAAGTCGACGCCGCTCGTCCTCACCGAGGAAGAGCTGTACGGACTGCGGGGTCTCGGCGAGCAGATCGACCTCGAAGAGGTCGCGGAGGTCTACCTGCCGCTGTCGCGTCTCATCCACCTGCAGGTGGCGGCCCGGCAGAGACTGTTCGCCGCGACCGCGACGTTCCTCGGCGAAAAGCATCCCGACCAGCAGGTGCCGTTCGTGATCGGCGTCGCAGGCAGCGTGGCGGTCGGCAAGTCCACCACGGCGCGTGTCCTGCAGGCGCTCCTCGCGCGCTGGGAGCACCATCCGCGGGTCGACCTGGTGACGACGGACGGCTTCCTGTACCCGACGGCCGAGTTGAACCGCCGCGGAATCATGCACCGCAAGGGCTTTCCCGAGAGTTACGACCGCCGCAAGCTGCTGCGCTTCGTCACCGAGGTGAAGTCGGGGGCCGAAGAAGTGGCCGCACCGGTCTATTCGCACATCTCGTATGACATCATCCCCGGTCAGTACCATCTGATCCGGCAGCCGGACATCCTCATCATCGAGGGTCTCAACGTGCTGCAGACCGGGCCCCGGCTGATGGTGTCGGACCTGTTCGACTTCTCGATCTACGTCGACGGCCGGATCGAGGACATCGAGAACTGGTACATCCAGCGATTTCTCGCGCTCCGGAAGACGTCGTTCTCCGACCCCGACGCGCATTTCCACCACTACGCCGGACTGTCCGACCGGGACGCGACGTCTGCCGCGCAGGAGATCTGGCACAACATCAACCGGCCGAATCTGGTGGAGAACATCCTGCCGACGCGGCCGCGCGCGACGCTCGTGCTCCGCAAAGATGCCAATCATTCGATCAACCGGCTGCGCCTGCGCAAGCTGTAG
- the glpX gene encoding class II fructose-bisphosphatase: protein MTASTTSSRREAPDRNLALELVRVTEAGAMAAGRWVGRGDKEGGDGAAVDAMRQLVSSVSMRGVVVIGEGEKDEAPMLFNGEEVGNGDGPDCDFAVDPVDGTTLMSKGMPNAISVLAVAERGAMFDPSAVFYMEKIAVGPDAADVIDITAPVAENIKRVAKVRKASPSDVTVCILDRPRHARLIEEVRDTGARIRLISDGDVAGAIAAARPESGTDILLGTGGTPEGIIAAAAMRCMGGSLQGRLAPTDDAERQKAIDAGHDLDRVLTTEDLVSGENVFFCATGVTDGDLLRGVRYYGGGASTQSIVMRSKSGTVRMIDAYHRLEKLREYSSVDFTGEDGAVPPTF from the coding sequence ATGACGGCTAGCACCACTTCGAGTCGCCGCGAGGCCCCGGACCGAAATCTTGCTCTGGAATTGGTCCGAGTCACCGAGGCTGGTGCGATGGCTGCCGGTCGCTGGGTCGGCCGTGGCGACAAGGAGGGTGGCGACGGCGCCGCCGTCGACGCCATGCGCCAGCTCGTGAGCTCGGTCTCGATGCGCGGCGTCGTCGTCATCGGCGAGGGCGAGAAGGACGAAGCCCCGATGCTGTTCAACGGCGAAGAGGTCGGCAACGGCGACGGACCGGACTGCGACTTCGCCGTCGACCCGGTGGACGGCACCACCCTGATGTCCAAGGGCATGCCGAACGCCATCTCCGTTCTCGCGGTCGCCGAGCGCGGCGCGATGTTCGACCCGTCCGCCGTGTTCTACATGGAGAAGATCGCCGTCGGACCCGACGCAGCCGATGTCATCGACATCACAGCGCCCGTCGCCGAGAACATCAAGCGGGTCGCGAAGGTCCGCAAGGCGTCGCCCTCCGACGTCACGGTCTGCATCCTCGACCGTCCCCGGCACGCCCGGCTGATCGAAGAGGTCCGGGACACCGGCGCCCGGATCCGCCTCATCTCCGACGGCGACGTCGCGGGTGCGATCGCCGCCGCGCGTCCGGAGTCGGGCACCGACATCCTGCTCGGCACCGGTGGCACGCCCGAGGGCATCATCGCCGCCGCCGCCATGCGCTGTATGGGTGGTTCGCTGCAGGGCCGGCTGGCCCCGACCGACGACGCGGAACGCCAGAAGGCCATCGACGCAGGCCACGACCTGGACCGCGTGCTGACCACCGAGGATCTCGTGTCCGGTGAGAACGTCTTCTTCTGCGCCACCGGTGTCACGGACGGCGACCTGCTGCGCGGTGTCCGCTACTACGGTGGCGGCGCCTCGACGCAGTCGATCGTGATGCGGTCGAAGTCGGGCACCGTCCGCATGATCGACGCGTACCACCGTCTGGAGAAGCTGCGCGAGTACTCGTCCGTGGACTTCACGGGCGAGGACGGCGCCGTCCCGCCGACGTTCTAG
- a CDS encoding limonene-1,2-epoxide hydrolase family protein encodes MSTNSHAPTGTDRTETANVRVVRAFLDALVAGDPDAAQQYLHDDIVWHNVSLPKIRGIGAVMRIFRGMSRPGFGFDVRLHHIADDGTAVLTERTDVLIYKRLRSEFWVCGTFEMRDGKIAVWRDYFSNRDVLWGTLKGIVRAF; translated from the coding sequence ATGAGCACCAACTCGCATGCACCGACGGGAACCGATCGCACGGAGACTGCCAATGTCCGGGTGGTCCGGGCATTCCTGGACGCCCTCGTCGCCGGCGACCCGGACGCCGCGCAACAGTATCTCCACGACGACATCGTGTGGCACAACGTGTCGCTGCCGAAGATCCGCGGCATCGGCGCCGTCATGCGGATCTTCCGCGGAATGAGCCGTCCCGGTTTCGGATTCGACGTGCGCCTGCACCACATCGCCGACGACGGAACGGCCGTGCTGACCGAACGCACCGACGTCCTGATCTACAAGCGGCTGCGCAGCGAATTCTGGGTGTGCGGCACGTTCGAGATGAGGGATGGCAAGATCGCCGTCTGGCGCGACTACTTCAGCAACCGGGATGTCCTCTGGGGCACCCTCAAAGGCATCGTGCGCGCATTCTGA
- the glyA gene encoding serine hydroxymethyltransferase → MTAVPGTDVNTAPLAELDPEVAQAMAGELARQRDTLEMIASENFVPRAVLQAQGSVLTNKYAEGYPGRRYYGGCEHVDIVEDLARTRAKELFGADFANVQPHSGAQANAAVLMALMNPGEKLLGLDLAHGGHLTHGMKLNFSGKLYDVESYGVSKEDHRIDMDEVRKIAVAAQPKVIVAGWSAYPRHEDFAAFRSIADEVGAYLWVDMAHFAGLVAAGLHPSPVPYADVVSSTVHKTLGGPRSGLILAKQEWAKKLNSAVFPGQQGGPLMHAIAAKAVSLKIAGTEEFKDRQQRTLSGAKILAERLTGSDVVDKGVSVLTGGTDVHLVLVDLRNSQLDGQQGEDLLHEVGITVNRNAVPFDPRPPMVTSGLRIGTAALASRGFGDEQFTEVADIIGTALAGASDVETLKARVSKLAADFPLYEGLEDWRLI, encoded by the coding sequence ATGACCGCTGTGCCCGGTACCGACGTCAACACGGCCCCCCTCGCCGAACTCGACCCCGAAGTCGCCCAGGCCATGGCAGGTGAGCTGGCCCGTCAGCGCGACACGCTGGAGATGATCGCGTCGGAGAACTTCGTTCCCCGCGCCGTCCTCCAGGCTCAGGGCAGCGTCCTCACCAACAAGTACGCCGAAGGGTACCCGGGACGCCGGTACTACGGCGGCTGCGAGCACGTCGACATCGTCGAGGACCTCGCCCGCACCCGGGCGAAGGAACTGTTCGGCGCCGACTTCGCGAACGTCCAGCCGCACTCCGGCGCGCAGGCCAACGCAGCGGTCCTGATGGCCCTGATGAACCCGGGTGAGAAGCTCCTCGGTCTCGACCTGGCGCACGGCGGTCACCTCACGCACGGCATGAAGCTGAACTTCTCCGGCAAGCTCTACGACGTCGAGTCGTACGGGGTCAGCAAGGAAGACCACCGCATCGACATGGACGAGGTCCGCAAGATCGCCGTCGCCGCGCAGCCGAAGGTCATCGTCGCCGGCTGGTCCGCGTACCCGCGGCACGAGGACTTCGCCGCGTTCCGGTCCATCGCCGACGAGGTCGGCGCGTACCTGTGGGTCGACATGGCGCACTTCGCCGGCCTGGTCGCGGCCGGGCTCCACCCGTCGCCCGTGCCCTACGCCGACGTCGTGTCCAGCACAGTCCACAAGACGCTCGGCGGACCCCGTTCCGGTCTGATCCTCGCCAAGCAGGAGTGGGCGAAGAAGCTCAACTCCGCCGTGTTCCCCGGCCAGCAGGGCGGGCCGCTGATGCATGCCATCGCCGCCAAGGCCGTCTCCCTGAAGATCGCGGGCACCGAGGAGTTCAAGGACCGTCAGCAGCGCACCCTCAGCGGCGCGAAGATCCTCGCCGAGCGCCTGACCGGCTCGGACGTCGTGGACAAGGGCGTCAGCGTCCTCACCGGCGGCACCGACGTGCACCTCGTGCTCGTCGACCTGCGCAACTCGCAGCTCGACGGCCAGCAGGGTGAGGACCTCCTCCACGAGGTCGGCATCACCGTCAACCGCAACGCCGTGCCGTTCGACCCGCGCCCGCCGATGGTCACGTCCGGCCTCCGGATCGGCACCGCCGCGCTCGCGTCCCGCGGATTCGGCGACGAGCAGTTCACCGAGGTCGCCGACATCATCGGCACCGCGCTCGCCGGTGCGTCCGACGTCGAGACGCTGAAGGCCCGCGTGTCGAAGCTCGCCGCCGACTTCCCGCTGTACGAGGGTCTCGAGGACTGGCGCCTGATCTAG
- a CDS encoding DUF885 domain-containing protein — MESDSFVREYLLLGLGFDRLEEGFVDAYTGDPALRRQVENAPKPDPRVLARTAANLRAELPSTGLSEERTRFLDVHLRALECSGRKFAGDDVGFVDEVEAYFDVRIERGDEEQYREAHRKMDAVLPGPGPLAERIRVHRAKDAIPADRLQECVDAFSSALRDLVRQHYALPESEVVEYEVVGDKPWSGFNYYLGDYRSKVAINSDLEQHMANLPRLIAHESYPGHHTEHCRKEAGLVGAGQLEQTLFVVNTPQCLMAEGLADLALEAIVGSDWGLWAQEIYADLGLRFDGEQAQRLSGASGQLLGVRQDAAMMLHDEGRSHDDVAAFLQRWSLSTPERARQSLRFLSSPLWRAYTSTYVEGYRLLGGWLAEVPVGAERSERFRRLLDEPLVPSVLRAGEGYLTAGG, encoded by the coding sequence ATGGAATCCGATTCGTTCGTTCGCGAATACTTGCTGCTCGGGCTGGGTTTCGACCGGCTGGAGGAAGGATTCGTCGACGCGTACACCGGCGATCCCGCGCTGCGCAGGCAGGTGGAGAACGCCCCGAAGCCCGATCCGCGGGTCCTCGCCCGCACGGCGGCGAACCTCCGCGCGGAGTTGCCGTCGACGGGACTGTCCGAGGAACGGACCCGATTCCTCGACGTCCACCTGCGCGCCCTCGAATGCTCGGGGCGCAAATTCGCGGGTGACGACGTCGGCTTCGTCGACGAGGTCGAGGCGTACTTCGACGTCCGCATCGAACGCGGCGACGAGGAGCAGTACCGGGAGGCGCACCGGAAGATGGACGCCGTGCTGCCCGGCCCGGGACCGCTGGCCGAGCGCATCAGGGTCCACCGGGCGAAGGACGCGATTCCCGCCGACCGGTTGCAGGAATGCGTCGACGCCTTCTCGAGCGCCCTGCGCGACCTGGTGCGGCAGCACTACGCGCTGCCCGAGTCCGAGGTGGTGGAGTACGAGGTGGTGGGCGACAAGCCGTGGTCCGGGTTCAACTACTACCTCGGCGACTACCGCTCGAAGGTCGCGATCAACTCCGACCTCGAGCAGCACATGGCGAACCTGCCGCGGCTGATCGCGCACGAGTCGTACCCCGGTCACCACACCGAGCACTGCCGGAAGGAAGCCGGACTCGTCGGCGCGGGACAACTCGAGCAGACGCTGTTCGTCGTCAACACCCCGCAGTGCCTGATGGCCGAGGGCCTCGCCGACCTCGCGCTCGAAGCGATCGTCGGGTCCGACTGGGGGCTGTGGGCGCAGGAAATCTACGCCGACCTCGGGCTGCGATTCGACGGTGAGCAGGCGCAACGCCTGTCCGGGGCGTCCGGACAGCTGCTCGGGGTGCGGCAGGACGCGGCAATGATGCTGCACGACGAGGGCCGCAGCCACGACGACGTCGCGGCGTTCCTGCAGCGGTGGAGTCTGTCGACCCCCGAGCGGGCCCGGCAGTCGCTGCGCTTCCTGTCCTCACCGCTGTGGCGGGCGTACACCAGCACCTACGTGGAGGGGTACCGACTGCTCGGCGGCTGGCTGGCGGAGGTGCCGGTCGGCGCCGAGCGGTCGGAACGGTTCCGCCGCCTGCTCGACGAGCCGCTCGTTCCCAGCGTCCTGCGTGCCGGTGAGGGATACCTCACCGCGGGCGGTTAG
- a CDS encoding acyl-ACP desaturase: MPIEKDDSQLLSELAPVVDENLTRHIAEADGWQPHDLVPWDQGKNFAFMGGTDWSADQSTLSDVEALALTVGVLVADNVPAYHREIAKHLALVGPWWRWVGRWTAEENRHSIVLRNYLMVTRAVDPVALERARMDEMVRGYAMPPMHLIEMLANSALEEKAAAVRHHNTAALGEDALVAVIAERLAADDELQSLFYRNIVEAAFELVPDQTMRAIASRIAAFDVPSVALPGGTDSTAVLAEAGIYDPAQQGEKVFAPLLRSWNIAGRTDLGAEGEKARDELSALL; encoded by the coding sequence ATGCCGATTGAAAAAGACGACTCGCAGCTGCTCAGTGAGCTGGCCCCGGTGGTGGACGAAAACCTCACACGCCACATCGCCGAGGCGGACGGCTGGCAGCCGCATGATCTGGTTCCCTGGGACCAGGGCAAGAACTTCGCGTTCATGGGTGGAACGGATTGGTCGGCAGATCAGTCGACCCTGAGCGACGTCGAGGCGCTCGCGCTGACGGTGGGCGTGCTGGTGGCCGACAACGTGCCCGCGTACCACCGCGAGATCGCCAAGCACCTCGCCCTCGTGGGCCCGTGGTGGCGCTGGGTCGGCCGCTGGACCGCCGAGGAGAACCGGCACTCCATCGTGCTCCGCAACTACCTGATGGTGACGCGTGCCGTCGATCCCGTCGCCCTCGAGCGCGCCCGGATGGACGAGATGGTCCGCGGTTACGCGATGCCGCCGATGCATCTGATCGAGATGCTCGCGAACTCCGCGCTCGAGGAGAAGGCCGCGGCCGTGCGTCATCACAACACGGCCGCACTCGGTGAGGACGCGCTGGTTGCCGTCATCGCCGAGCGGCTGGCCGCCGACGACGAACTGCAGTCGCTGTTCTACCGGAACATCGTCGAGGCGGCGTTCGAGCTGGTGCCCGACCAGACGATGCGCGCCATCGCCTCGCGGATCGCCGCGTTCGACGTGCCGAGCGTGGCACTGCCCGGCGGAACCGACAGCACCGCGGTGCTCGCGGAGGCCGGCATCTACGACCCCGCCCAGCAGGGGGAGAAGGTGTTCGCCCCGCTGCTCCGCTCGTGGAACATCGCCGGACGCACCGACCTCGGCGCCGAGGGCGAGAAGGCCCGCGACGAACTGTCCGCGCTGCTGTAG
- a CDS encoding class II fumarate hydratase: MTESNEQQYRIEHDTMGEVRVPVDALWRAQTQRAVENFPISGRGLERTQIRAMGLLKAACAQVNKDLGLLDAEKADAIIAAAGEIAEGKHDDQFPIDVFQTGSGTSSNMNANEVIASIAAANGVVVHPNDDVNMSQSSNDTFPTATHVAATESAVKDLLPALDHLRLALLDKSTEWKTVVKSGRTHLMDAVPVTLGQEFGGYARQMEAGMERVVAVLPRLGELPIGGTAVGTGLNAPDGFGPKVVAELVKATGVDALTPAKNSFEAQAARDGLVEASGALRTIAVSLTKIANDIRWMGSGPLTGLGEIRLPDLQPGSSIMPGKVNPVLPEAATQVAAQVVGNDAAVAWGGAAGAFELNVYIPMMARNLLESLTLLANVSRLFADRCVVGLVANIEHLETLAESSPSIVTPLNSAIGYEEAAAVAKQALKEKKTIRETVVDRGLIGDKLTEEELDKRLDVLAMAKVKD, from the coding sequence ATGACCGAGAGCAACGAGCAGCAGTACCGGATCGAACACGACACCATGGGCGAGGTGCGGGTGCCCGTGGATGCGCTGTGGCGCGCGCAGACTCAGCGCGCCGTCGAGAACTTCCCGATCAGCGGTCGAGGTCTCGAGCGCACCCAGATACGCGCGATGGGTCTGCTGAAGGCGGCCTGCGCGCAGGTCAACAAGGATCTCGGCCTCCTCGACGCCGAGAAGGCGGACGCGATCATCGCCGCGGCGGGTGAGATCGCCGAGGGCAAGCACGACGACCAGTTCCCCATCGACGTCTTCCAGACCGGTTCGGGCACCAGTTCCAACATGAACGCCAACGAGGTGATCGCGTCGATCGCCGCGGCGAACGGTGTGGTCGTCCACCCCAACGACGACGTGAACATGTCGCAGTCGTCCAACGACACCTTCCCCACCGCGACGCACGTCGCGGCGACCGAGTCTGCGGTGAAGGACCTGCTGCCCGCTCTCGACCACCTGCGCCTGGCCCTGCTCGACAAGTCCACCGAGTGGAAGACCGTCGTGAAGTCGGGCCGCACCCACCTCATGGACGCCGTCCCGGTGACCCTCGGTCAGGAGTTCGGCGGGTACGCCCGTCAGATGGAGGCGGGGATGGAACGGGTGGTGGCCGTTCTTCCGCGGCTCGGTGAGCTGCCCATCGGCGGCACCGCGGTCGGGACGGGACTCAACGCCCCCGACGGATTCGGCCCGAAGGTCGTCGCCGAACTGGTCAAGGCGACGGGTGTCGACGCCCTGACCCCGGCGAAGAACAGCTTCGAGGCGCAGGCCGCGCGTGACGGCCTGGTGGAGGCGTCCGGTGCGCTGCGCACGATCGCGGTGTCCCTGACCAAGATCGCCAACGACATCCGCTGGATGGGGTCGGGTCCGCTCACCGGTCTCGGCGAGATCCGTCTCCCCGACCTGCAGCCCGGCAGTTCGATCATGCCCGGCAAGGTCAATCCGGTTCTCCCGGAGGCCGCCACCCAGGTCGCCGCACAGGTGGTCGGTAACGACGCCGCGGTCGCCTGGGGCGGTGCGGCGGGCGCCTTCGAGCTCAACGTGTACATCCCGATGATGGCGCGAAACCTGCTCGAATCGTTGACGTTGCTGGCCAACGTGTCGCGGCTGTTCGCCGACCGGTGCGTGGTGGGGCTCGTCGCGAACATCGAGCATCTCGAGACGCTCGCGGAGTCGTCGCCGTCCATCGTGACGCCGCTGAACTCCGCGATCGGGTACGAAGAGGCCGCGGCGGTCGCGAAGCAGGCGCTGAAGGAGAAGAAGACCATCCGCGAGACCGTCGTCGACCGCGGTCTGATCGGCGACAAGCTGACCGAGGAAGAACTCGACAAGCGTCTCGACGTGCTGGCGATGGCGAAGGTGAAGGACTGA
- a CDS encoding serine hydrolase: MRRLRNLTILLSALALGGSIVTGCGSDTDDAGSADSSGANPTSESSGPPNPAAVAGVDIPDGQIDDAVGRLDDLANELMESSGLPGMAVAVVHGGQTVYAKGFGVREAGTDQKVDADTVFQLASMSKPVGSTVVARQVDAGVIGWDTPVVSKLPGFALADPWVTEHVTVGDLYSHRSGLPDHAGDHLEDLGYNQQQVLDKLRLDPLNPFRITYEYTNFGLTAAAEAVAAASGTDWATLSEQAIYGPLGMSSTSSRFADYEARSDRAVAHQLVDGKYVADAVRNPDAQSPAGGVSSSVNDMGKWLAMLLADGTFEGKEIISSEALQPAVSPQIVSSPPRSMDSRPGSYGYGFNVSTTPAGRVSLSHSGGFQLGVATNFVAIPSADVAIVALTNGSPVGIPETLTAEFADLVQFGEIREDWRSLYRQAISPMSDPEGSLVGQTAPANAAPAQPLPTYSGTYNNAYWGPAVVTESNGALTLGLGPAGQTYPLTHWDGDTFTFTLSGENAPPGTISKATFAGNDVTLEYYDTEDNGTFVR; this comes from the coding sequence ATGCGCAGACTTCGGAACCTGACGATACTTCTCTCGGCGCTCGCCCTCGGCGGGTCAATCGTGACCGGGTGCGGCTCCGACACGGACGACGCCGGGTCCGCCGACTCGTCCGGTGCGAATCCCACCTCGGAGTCCTCCGGGCCGCCCAACCCGGCCGCCGTCGCGGGCGTCGACATTCCCGACGGCCAGATCGACGACGCCGTGGGCCGCCTCGACGACCTGGCGAACGAGTTGATGGAGAGCTCCGGACTGCCGGGCATGGCGGTCGCCGTCGTCCACGGCGGGCAGACCGTCTACGCGAAGGGATTCGGGGTGCGTGAGGCGGGCACCGATCAGAAGGTGGACGCCGACACCGTGTTCCAGCTGGCGTCGATGTCGAAGCCGGTGGGGTCGACGGTGGTGGCCCGTCAGGTCGATGCCGGCGTCATCGGCTGGGACACTCCTGTGGTGTCCAAGCTGCCCGGTTTCGCCCTCGCCGACCCGTGGGTCACGGAGCACGTCACGGTGGGCGATCTGTACTCACACCGGTCGGGATTGCCCGATCACGCCGGCGACCACCTCGAGGACCTGGGGTACAACCAGCAGCAGGTGCTCGACAAACTCCGGCTCGATCCGTTGAACCCGTTCCGGATCACCTACGAGTACACCAACTTCGGTCTCACCGCGGCGGCCGAGGCCGTCGCGGCGGCATCGGGGACGGATTGGGCGACGCTCTCCGAGCAGGCGATCTACGGGCCGCTGGGGATGTCGTCCACGAGTTCGCGGTTCGCCGACTACGAGGCCCGCAGCGACCGCGCCGTCGCGCACCAACTCGTCGACGGCAAGTACGTCGCCGATGCGGTACGCAACCCCGACGCGCAGTCACCCGCAGGCGGGGTGAGCTCGTCCGTCAACGACATGGGCAAATGGCTGGCAATGCTGCTGGCCGACGGGACGTTCGAGGGCAAGGAGATCATCTCCTCGGAGGCGCTGCAACCGGCCGTCAGTCCTCAGATCGTGTCCAGTCCGCCGCGTTCGATGGACAGCCGTCCGGGGTCGTACGGTTACGGGTTCAACGTCTCGACCACCCCGGCAGGCCGGGTCTCCCTCAGCCATTCCGGCGGATTCCAGCTCGGGGTGGCGACGAACTTCGTCGCGATACCGTCCGCCGACGTCGCGATCGTCGCCCTCACCAACGGCTCGCCCGTCGGAATTCCCGAAACCCTGACCGCCGAGTTCGCCGACCTCGTCCAGTTCGGGGAGATCCGCGAGGACTGGAGATCGTTGTACCGGCAGGCCATCTCGCCGATGTCCGACCCCGAGGGCAGCCTCGTCGGCCAGACGGCCCCCGCGAACGCGGCACCAGCGCAGCCGCTGCCGACCTACTCGGGCACGTACAACAACGCGTACTGGGGCCCCGCCGTCGTCACCGAGAGCAACGGCGCGCTGACGCTCGGGCTCGGGCCCGCCGGGCAGACGTACCCCCTGACACACTGGGACGGCGACACCTTCACGTTCACGCTCAGCGGGGAGAACGCTCCGCCCGGGACCATTTCCAAGGCCACGTTCGCCGGCAACGACGTCACACTCGAGTACTACGACACGGAAGACAACGGGACATTCGTCCGCTGA
- a CDS encoding PhoH family protein: protein MTASRSVSARAGQSSVAPRKSSDSALRTFVLDTSVLLSDPWAVTRFAEHRVVLPLVVISELEGKRHHHELGWFARESLRMLDDLRLEYGRLDQPVPIGTDGGTLQVELNHTDPSLLPVGFRTDSNDSRILACALNLEAEGGDVVLVSKDIPLRVKAGAVGLPADEYHAHDVVPSGWTGMTELDVASSSIDELFSEGVVDLEEARELPCHTGIRLLGGSSSALGRVNADKRVQLVRGEREAFGLHGRSAEQRIALDILLDDSVGIVSLGGKAGTGKSALALTAGLEAVLERRTQRKVVVFRPLYAVGGQELGYLPGSESEKMGPWAQAVFDTLDGLASTEVMDEVISRGMLEVLPLTHIRGRSLHDSFVIVDEAQSLERNVLLTVLSRLGTGSRVILTHDVAQRDNLRVGRHDGVAAVIEKLKGHPLFAHITLTRSERSPIAALVTEMLEEFGPTP, encoded by the coding sequence GTGACTGCTTCACGCTCCGTCTCAGCCCGCGCCGGACAGTCGTCCGTCGCCCCCAGGAAATCGTCGGATTCTGCACTTCGTACGTTCGTACTCGATACCTCCGTACTGCTGTCCGACCCCTGGGCCGTCACCAGGTTCGCCGAGCACCGCGTGGTGCTTCCCCTCGTCGTGATCAGCGAGCTCGAAGGGAAGCGGCATCACCACGAGTTGGGATGGTTCGCAAGAGAATCGCTGCGTATGCTCGACGACCTTCGTCTCGAGTACGGTCGACTCGACCAGCCCGTGCCGATCGGCACGGACGGCGGCACCCTGCAGGTCGAGCTGAATCACACCGATCCGTCGCTTCTGCCGGTCGGATTCCGCACGGACAGCAACGATTCGAGGATCCTGGCCTGCGCGCTGAACCTCGAGGCCGAGGGCGGTGACGTCGTCCTGGTCAGCAAGGACATCCCGCTGCGGGTGAAGGCCGGTGCGGTGGGTCTTCCCGCCGACGAATACCACGCCCACGACGTCGTTCCGTCGGGATGGACGGGTATGACCGAGTTGGACGTGGCGTCCTCGTCGATCGACGAACTGTTCTCCGAAGGCGTCGTCGACCTGGAGGAGGCCCGGGAGCTTCCGTGCCACACGGGTATTCGGCTGCTGGGTGGTTCGTCGAGTGCGCTTGGCCGGGTGAACGCCGACAAGCGGGTGCAGCTGGTGCGGGGGGAGCGGGAGGCGTTCGGCCTGCACGGACGTTCGGCCGAGCAGCGGATCGCCCTCGACATCCTGCTCGACGACAGCGTGGGCATCGTGTCGCTCGGCGGCAAGGCGGGCACCGGCAAGTCGGCGCTGGCGTTGACGGCGGGGCTGGAGGCGGTCCTGGAGCGTCGCACTCAGCGGAAAGTCGTTGTCTTCCGGCCGCTCTACGCGGTCGGCGGCCAGGAGCTCGGCTATCTGCCGGGCAGTGAGAGCGAGAAGATGGGTCCGTGGGCCCAGGCGGTCTTCGACACTCTCGACGGACTGGCCAGCACCGAGGTGATGGACGAGGTGATCAGCCGCGGCATGCTGGAAGTGCTGCCGCTCACGCATATTCGCGGACGGTCACTGCACGATTCGTTCGTGATCGTGGACGAGGCGCAGTCGCTGGAACGCAACGTGCTGCTCACGGTGCTGTCCCGGCTGGGCACCGGGTCCCGGGTGATCCTCACGCACGACGTCGCGCAGCGCGACAACCTGAGGGTCGGACGTCACGACGGCGTGGCCGCGGTGATCGAAAAGCTCAAGGGGCATCCGCTGTTCGCGCACATCACGTTGACGCGCAGTGAGCGTTCGCCGATTGCGGCGCTGGTGACGGAGATGCTGGAGGAGTTCGGGCCGACGCCGTAG